A part of Fusarium oxysporum Fo47 chromosome III, complete sequence genomic DNA contains:
- a CDS encoding stretch-activated Ca2+-permeable channel component-domain-containing protein gives MIPNSPILRPSTSIITYLSILVLSLMLCAPGYTEATLSSPNSVFDFETLIERSDTSDLIYEPEFAAFDRSIIGRAPLEQPLLTNNGPDSRSIIPGETVCYIVDKKTLFGKDKRDDDHKTNGEAGHQNSRRAETKTVYVSANTCSRPTLKTKDKSGKTELAPQLSLYTSTTNKIKCPTAGNYNKSNPDTARIPFDEGAVMLTMNATNDIYISVVAPNLTKADGEYKYQIAISFDEYYHNYDAKNGTAQLLLMDFDSTSALLFTSDLTQDSDETQQIMKRPPPYQIFIGDEKLRSIDGLRHSTCGLADHAEIWANDKKTGRHNDLVTTGLTTRGQGGLPKQQFLVAGLNHSTTYSGILVKMPDSDSKRDTKSGRTIGGGGTVYKATTFETSSSTNCKMVTNLDFCNETQYAVPGNDKKFNNTALAKHYDDYARKMYANFEKVMMQVPCEAPPESRYSLARDCDECREAYKRWLCTVTIPRCEDVMGGSRYSVVRDAFQAFPNGTTLPDNFRKGLKAAANNSSRNAWIDETVKPGPYKELLPCEDVCYEVVQACPAAIGFTCPQPGFPSFSVSYGRRNPDISSITCNYPGEPRTRVSAGLVVRPSSVALGAVSLMVWLIL, from the exons ATGATACCCAATTCGCCCATATTAAGACCGTCCACGTCGATAATTACGTATCTATCAATTCTGGTAttgagcttgatgctctGCGCTCCTGGATACACCGAAGCTACACTTTCATCTCCCAACTCTGTCTTCGATTTTGAAACACTCATCGAACGGAGCGATACATCGGACTTGATATACGAGCCAGAGTTTGCGGCATTTGATCGCAGTATTATTGGCCGTGCCCCCCTAGAACAACCGTTATTAACGAATAATGGCCCCGATAGTAGATCGATAATTCCTGGAGAGACTGTTTGTTATATTGTGGATAAGAAGACGTTGTTTGGGAAGGACAAGAGGGATGATGATCATAAAACGAATGGGGAGGCCGGGCATCAGAATTCTCGTCGAGCAGAGACAAAGACAGTCTATGTGTCTGCCAATACTTGTTCCAGGCCAACTCTAAAGACTAAAGACAAGAGCGGGAAAACAGAACTGGCACCACAACTCAGTCTTTATACTTCCACAACAAACAAGATCAAGTGTCCAACGGCAGGGAATTACAACAAGTCAAATCCCGATACTGCCAGGATACCGTTCGACGAGGGCGCAGTTATGCTAACTATGAATGCTACCAATGACATATACATCAGCGTTGTGGCTCCGAATTTGACAAAGGCCGATGGAGAATACAAATACCAGATCGCCATTTCTTTTGACGAGTACTACCACAACTACGATGCCAAAAATGGCACTGCTCAACTACTGTTGATGGACTTTGACTCAACATCAGCCCTCCTTTTCACCAGCGATTTGACTCAGGACTCGGACGAGACCCAGCAGATCATGAAGAGGCCGCCGCCTTATCAGATATTTATTGGGGACGAGAAATTAAGATCCATCGATGGTCTGCGACATTCAACCTGTGGCTTAGCGGACCACGCGGAAATTTGGGCCAACGATAAGAAGACTGGACGACACAACGATCTCGTTACGACTGGCCTTACGACACGAGGACAAGGAGGATTGCCCAAGCAGCAATTCCTGGTTGCAGGGCTCAACCACAGTACCACCTACTCGGGAATCCTTGTCAAGATGCCTGATAGTGATAGCAAACGAGATACCAAGTCTGGGCGCACAATAGGCGGTGGAGGCACTGTCTACAAGGCCACCACGTTTGAGACTTCATCCA GCACAAACTGTAAGATGGTTACGAATCTGGACTTCTGCAACGAGACACAATATGCCGTCCCTGGCAACGACAAAAAATTCAACAATACTGCTCTGGCCAAGCATTACGATGATTACGCCAGAAAAATGTACGCCAATTTCGAAAAAGTCATGATGCAAGTACCCTGCGAAGCGCCCCCTGAGTCTCGCTACTCGCTAGCACGAGATTGCGACGAGTGCCGTGAGGCTTACAAGCGTTGGCTCTGCACCGTCACGATCCCTCGCTGCGAGGATGTTATGGGTGGCAGCAGATATAGCGTTGTTCGCGACGCTTTTCAAGCCTTTCCCAATGGAACAACGCTTCCTGATAATTTCCGCAAGGGTCTCAAAGCCGCAGCAAATAACTCCTCGCGTAACGCCTGGATCGACGAAACCGTCAAGCCTGGTCCGTACAAGGAGTTGCTCCCCTGCGAGGACGTCTGCTACGAAGTTGTTCAAGCATGTCCCGCTGCGATAGGCTTCACCTGTCCACAACCTGGATTCCCAAGTTTCAGTGTGAGCTACGGACGGCGGAATCCGGATATTTCGAGTATAACATGTAACTACCCCGGCGAGCCAAGGACGAGAGTTAGTGCAGGCCTAGTTGTTCGGCCAAGCTCTGTTGCGCTCGGTGCTGTGTCATTGATGGTCTGGTTGATACTATAA
- a CDS encoding TB2/DP1, HVA22 family-domain-containing protein, which produces MSAQDKAQQYLGQLDRELSKYPALNNLEKQAGVPKAYAAIGVGALYFFLIIFNLGGQLLTNLAGFVIPGYYSLGALFTHNKEDDTQWLTYWVVFSLFTVIESFVQVVYWFPFYFVFKFIFLLWLSLPAFRGAELIFRSFLAPTLGRYFQQTGSTASGLRAKADGLDKTE; this is translated from the exons ATGTCCGCCCAAGATAAGGCTCAGCAATACCTTGGTCAGCTCGACCGTGAG CTCTCCAAGTACCCCGCcctcaacaacctcgagaagcaggctgGTGTTCCCAAGGCCTATGCCGCCATCGGTGTCGGCGCTCTCTACTTCTTCCTCATTATCTTCAACCTCGGAGGCCAGCTTCTGACCAACTTGGCTGGTTTCGTCATCCCCGGCTACTACTCTCTTGGTGCCCTCTTCACCCACAACAAGGAGGATGATACTCAGTGGTTGACT TATTGGGTCgtcttctctcttttcacTGTGATTGAGAGCTTCGTCCAGGTCGTCTACTGGTTCCCCTTCTACTTCGTCTTCAAGTttatcttcctcctctggcTCTCTCTCCCTGCCTTCCG GGGTGCTGAGCTCATCTTCCGATCTTTCCTGGCCCCTACCCTCGGCCGATACTTCCAGCAGACCGGCTCGACTGCCTCTGGCCTCCGTGCCAAGGCTGACGGCCTCGACAAGACCGAGTAA
- a CDS encoding RFX DNA-binding domain-containing protein — MYSGQWIPAQHGQVHPNGQVHPNAHVHGHAQVKDMNTPQMSAEDIMMAQQLQASQEYSMDASMSAPMGHQMQYQQPKHPMQRHPLPAEQYNSHASFTEGDSQMMERDDNDENSFAGMIGAPKPASNRSSANNEIEMRALFKANEHRSLPDVASELHGNERGPNSERTRQVFAMLWIHGVCERGKGSVPRGRVYANYASRCATERITVLNPASFGKLVRVLFPGLKTRRLGVRGESKYHYVNFTLKEDQAEVREPSVQPTRALPEPPAFTQSFNTLPSQTTISLSQGALPSPQIGSTEANPAPVLQKSGFQSRSIYNQPQIANIAHLSSSTTKTQLELSFRPESEGPVDPEEPLILPNLEPYLPQGTDPDAAKSLFALYRAHCTSLVDCIRFCKEKTFFHLYGAFQGTLTMPVLKLFGNPALAPWIEECDFILYQRMMSIVSGLKLQVVPKYVLDIFRSISDRLVMHIRESFQGQPQHVIRAKEGPAALFVGLIDRALRVNLTAHAAANFLSSREQRNQMYIDWITTIRPRKIAECVPTRGMDDVVNLLLNEIRDLVDPADVPWEVECLTIYGDVLSRKGRPSDSDVDGGAEASGEKGESYQLDRWVTFLNSLPTRFPYASASDIMLCVERIGTAVMRDLTMNQGKSFSSWWVTKTWIDELVCFMVEEGGFMKQKRSQTTWSTTPTPPQATKDTSRQPSRYSSGSDEFNLNNSSQNQGERAPFPPANKPNQNSMGMSGGDVHDDSGIGIRTPEEDFPMDKFGFTGTDNQEHALLEGAEFTVDEL, encoded by the exons ATGTACAGCGGGCAATGGATACCGGCCCAGCATGGACAGGTTCATCCAAATGGTCAAGTGCACCCAAATGCACACGTCCACGGTCATGCCCAGGTTAAGGACATGAACACGCCTCAAATGTCAGCAGAGGATATTATGATGGCTCAGCAGCTCCAAGCGAGCCAGGAGTACTCGATGGATGCTTCGATGAGTGCACCAATGGGTCACCAGATGCAATACCAACAACCAAAACACCCCATGCAACGGCACCCGTTACCCGCTGAACAGTATAACAGCCATGCCAGTTTCACCGAGGGAGATAGCCAAATGATGGAGAGGGACGATAATGATGAGAATTCCTTTGCTGGAATGATTGGAGCCCCAAAGCCCGCGTCCAATAGATCGAGTGCAAACAACGAGATTGAAATGAGAGCTCTATTCAAAGCCAACGAGCATCGCAGCCTTCCTGACGTGGCCAGCGAGCTTCATGGAAATGAGCGAGGTCCAAACTCAGAGCGAACCCGACAGGTGTTTGCAATGCTCTG GATCCATGGGGTTTGTGAAAGGGGTAAGGGTTCCGTTCCTCGAGGACGAGTATACGCCAACTACGCGTCGAGATGCGCTACCGAAAGAATCACCGTACTTAATCCCGCTAGCTTCGGGAAGCTTGTTAGGGTGTTGTTTCCCGGTCTAAAGACACGGCGACTCGGTGTTCGCGGAGAGTCCAAATATCATTATGTGAACTTCACACTCAAGGAGGACCAGGCCGAGGTTAGGGAGCCTTCAGTGCAGCCAACCCGCGCTCTCCCAGAACCCCCGGCCTTCACTCAAAGCTTCAA CACTCTTCCTTCACAAACGACTATCAGTTTGAGCCAAGGGGCCCTTCCGTCCCCTCAAATTGGCAGCACTGAGGCCAACCCGGCCCCAGTATTGCAAAAGTCCGGCTTCCAGTCACGTAGCATATACAACCAGCCACAGATTGCCAACATTGCCCACCTCAGCTCCAGCACAACAAAGACCCAGCTCGAACTCAGCTTTCGTCCCGAGTCTGAGGGGCCTGTTGACCCTGAGGAACCTCTTATTCTTCCTAACCTCGAGCCTTACCTCCCTCAAGGCACCGACCCCGACGCTGCCAAGTCTCTATTCGCATTGTATCGCGCTCACTGCACATCACTAGTCGATTGTATCCGTTTCTGTAAAGAGAAGACTTTCTTCCATCTTTATGGTGCTTTCCAAGGGACTCTCACCATGCCTGTGTTAAAACTATTTGGGAACCCGGCCTTGGCTCCTTGGATTGAGGAGTGTGATTTCATCCTCTACCAGCGTATGATGAGCATCGTATCTGGTTTGAAACTCCAGGTTGTTCCTAAGTATGTGTTGGATATTTTTAGGTCCATTTCGGACAGACTGGTGATGCACATTCGCGAGTCGTTCCAAGGCCAGCCACAGCATGTAATCCGTGCTAAGGAGGGACCCGCGGCACTTTTTGTTGGACTTATCGACCGCGCGTTGAGAGTCAACTTGACAGCTCACGCTGCTGCTAACTTTCTGTCGTCCCGTGAGCAGCGCAATCAGATGTATATCGACTGGATCACAACAATTCGGCCTCGAAAAATTGCCGAATGTGTTCCTACTCGGGGTATGGACGATGTTGTGAATCTTCTGCTTAACGAGATTCGAGATCTCGTTGATCCTGCAGACGTGCCTTGGGAGGTGGAATGCCTTACTATATATGGAGATGTTTTGTCGCGCAAAGGTCGGCCATCTGATAGTGATGTCGACGGTGGCGCAGAAGCTTCCGGCGAAAAGGGCGAGTCATATCAGCTTGATCGTTGGGTAACATTCCTCAACAGTCTACCGACCAGGTTTCCTTACGCCTCAGCGAGCGACATCATGCTATGCGTCGAGAGAATTGGTACTGCTGTGATGCGAGACCTCACCATGAACCAGGGTAAGAGCTTCAGTTCATGGTGGGTGACCAAAACATGGATAGATGAACTGGTCTGCTTTATGGTGGAGGAGGGAGGGTTCATGAAGCAAAAAAGGAGCCAGACAACGTGGTCGACAACGCCCACGCCACCCCAAGCAACAAAAGATACGAGCCGGCAACCCTCCCGATACAGCAGCGGCAGTGACGAATTCAACCTGAACAACTCATCACAAAACCAAGGGGAACGTGCCCCTTTTCCCCCGGCCAACAAACCTAACCAGAATTCGATGGGTATGAGTGGAGGCGATGTCCACGACGATAGCGGAATCGGTATCAGGACGCCCGAGGAAGACTTCCCCATGGACAAGTTTGGCTTCACCGGCACAGACAACCAGGAGCATGCCCTGTTGGAAGGGGCAGAATTCACTGTTGATGAGCTTTGA
- a CDS encoding Aspartate/glutamate/uridylate kinase, with protein sequence MGGLSHSNSPSLGWVVQKFGGTSVGKFPDKNVQIATDIVRASLSQNRVIVVCSARSTGKKAEGTTSRLLAVYGKLRGVGAAMCVDEEQQNELVEQARGLMLDICNDHVFAAEAYIQDASLRGKLIQTIKDECQELVEYIVAAKRFNLEINSRAKDRVISFGEKLSCRFMAALLQDKGVESEYVDLCDSFHYDANERLDGKFYRTASEAFTRKIAACESRVPVVTGFFGNVPGSLIDGDIGRGYTDLCAALCAVGVKAEELQVWKEVDGIFSADPSKVPTARLLSSITPSEAAELTFYGSEVIHHLTMDQVIRAEPPIPIRIKNVKNPRGNGTIVVPDRILSASHQLTRDSPKPQAEHKKPKRPTAVTIKDHISVINVHSNKRSISHGFFARVFSILDTYSISVDLISTSEVHVSMAIHSSSQQVEAFGKATKELAECGDVSVLNDMAILSLVGAEMKNMVGIAGRMFSTLGEHNVNLEMISQGASEINISCVISARDATRAMNVLHTHLFTFLE encoded by the exons ATGGGAGGTCTCTCGCATAGCAATTCGCCGTCTCTCGGCTGGGTCGTTCAAAAATTCGGCGGCACAAGCGTTGGCAAGTTTCCGGACAAG AATGTTCAGATTGCTACAGATATTGTCAG AGCCAGCTTGTCTCAAAACAGAGTCATCGTCGTTTGCTCTGCCAGAAGCACGGGCAAGAAAGCTGAAGGAACCACCAGTCG ACTACTCGCCGTCTATGGCAAGCTCAGAGGTGTCGGCGCCGCCATGTGCGTCGATGAGGAGCAACAGAATGAACTGGTTGAGCAAGCTCGTGGATTGATGCTTGATATCTGCAACGATCACGTctttgctgctgaggcttACATCCAAGATGCTTCTCTACGTGGAAAACTCATTCAGACAATCAAGGATGAGTGTCAAGAGCTGGTTGAGTATATCGTCGCTGCAAAGCGATTTAACCTTGAGATCAACTCAAGAGCAAAGGATCGTGTTATCAGCTTCGGTGAGAAACTGAGCTGTCGTTTTATGGCGGCTCTTTTGCAGGATAAG GGCGTCGAGTCTGAATATGTCGATCTTTGCGATTCATTCCACTATGATGCTAACGAGAGACTCGACGGCAAGTTCTACCGCACTGCCTCAGAGGCTTTTACCCGCAAGATCGCCGCCTGTGAGAGCCGCGTCCCTGTCGTTACTGGTTTCTTTGGCAACGTTCCTGGCAGTCTCATCGACGGTGACATCGGTCGTGGCTACACTGATCTTTGTGCAGCCCTCTGCGCCGTGGgcgtcaaggctgaggaacTTCAGGTCTGgaaggaggttgatggtATCTTTTCAGCCGATCCCTCCAAGGTGCCCACCGCACGCCTGCTCTCGTCCATCACGCCCTCCGAAGCAGCTGAGTTGACATTTTATGGCTCAGAGGTTATCCACCACCTCACTATGGACCAAGTCATCCGTGCTGAACCGCCTATCCCCATTCGTATCAAGAATGTCAAGAACCCTCGCGGCAATGGCACTATTGTCGTTCCAGACCGCATCCTCTCGGCCAGCCATCAACTTACACGGGACTCTCCCAAGCCTCAGGCAGAACACAAGAAGCCGAAGCGACCCACAGCCGTCACCATCAAGGACCACATCAGCGTTATCAATGTGCATTCGAATAAGAGATCGATTTCGCACGGGTTCTTCGCTCGCGTCTTTTCTATCCTGGACACTTACTCCATCTCAGTCGATCTTATCTCTACTTCTGAGGTTCACGTCTCTATGGCTATTCACTCGAGCAGTCAGCAGGTCGAGGCTTTTGGCAAAGCCACCAAGGAGCTTGCTGAGTGTGGTGATGTGAGCGTGCTCAACGACATGGCTATTCTGAGCTTGGTTGGTgctgagatgaagaacaTGGTCGGTATTGCAGGTCGCATGTTTTCTACTCTGGGAGAACACAATGTCAACCTCGAGATGATCTCACAAG GTGCCAGTGAGATCAACATCTCTTGCGTGATAAGTGCACGAGATGCTACTCGGGCTATGAATGTGTTGCACACACATCTCTTCACATTCCTTGAGTGA
- a CDS encoding exocyst complex component Sec10-like protein: MYRSKTGAANRGSILSTLKATEMLDTKASLPAEILVTILDYLPVADQLRFARASHRMRDMVYDDTRWVSRLKSMDCWDEVEARRRFEEAVRRRRESANAAAKQAKGLASPTQSTGTTLFDASLEEAKNRAVADIRDGFETMAVGASTNPAEDPAAYLDVFKNARSIRGGARHEYGKIYGALAPFYFDLVKARSHADPIVFQAFRDPEKQAQMLANLKRFAHSDWSTGCQEREEKLSSMMGLFESAVLREFEQGYEFWDVDGRMHRYAHVLHTLDGATGGIDLFVHKHPIFNDDELLVVNAMDCLNQATQDESIILEPSRLFFEKLLTKVNEQASVMQRIFPNPEHVFWIFVEKVREDIIMEYSTPLFDEAHERSMEAYLKAVSGVFEQTMLFFQSLTPPEGSKRDVKEMAKELSLRVFEPHLDLYLQAELDFFTNHADTEVASWEKKLSEQDSSLESFYMSNINRSADKKDFLSSFKKVVMMPVTVLPSFPMGSPFATSKPASSRPTSTVPKELNGSGTLTPQPSRPETPSLALDGQRTPLPAQAPTDELAAKAAIMASKLEGIKSLFSIEVALNLVHAAKTSLGRASVFISLGGQAGGEAREQCATIFVVLLRILGQKHVKTGFDMAVDHLSHYNPREVNDHNKAGVAPLVTFIELVNVGDLISQMIDVFYEQQLATPKIADRNDFLDPAGLAKKKFEQMLDESVAAGLNKGIDVLMDEVEYLQGTTQPPTDYNPIDPSAATSSSAFGSGFGGSSSTVEKPAVPAAEPDIGPTATAKRIVELVSSHTKMLVGTTDKSMLDVFNGEVGLRLFTAICKHLKRQRISTEGAITLIADMNIYYEYIRTLRNPDLLAYFAALRELSQIFLIDPRHAREMATVIADGDRFGGIFRAEEVYEYAQRRADWYQVRKSVERAMYGLECVLM, encoded by the exons ATGTATAGGTCCAAAACGGGTGCTGCCAATCGTGGCAGCATCCTTAGCACCCTGAAGGCGACCGAGATGCTCGACACGAAAGCCAGTCTTCCAGCGG AGATACTGGTGACGATTCTCGATTATTTGCCAGTCGCCGATCAACTGCGCTTTGCCCGCGCATCACACCGCATGCGAGATATGGTATACGATGACACTAGATGGGTCTCAAGATTAAAGAGCATGGATTGTTGGGATGAAGTCGAGGCTCGTCGTCGATTCGAGGAGGCAGTGCGACGAAGACGAGAAAGTGCAAATGCAGCTGCAAAACAAGCCAAAGGGCTTGCAAGCCCCACGCAATCTACAGGAACAACACTATTCGATGCCTCATTAGAGGAGGCCAAGAATCGCGCCGTTGCAGATATTCGGGATGGTTTCGAGACGATGGCGGTGGGGGCTTCAACAAACCCCGCCGAAGACCCGGCAGCATATCTGGATGTCTTCAAAAACGCACGGAGCATTCGGGGTGGCGCGAGGCACGAGTACGGAAAGATATACGGCGCTTTGGCTCCATTCTACTTTGATTTGGTGAAGGCAAGGTCTCATGCGGACCCTATCGTCTTCCAAGCGTTTCGCGACCCGGAGAAACAAGCGCAAATGCTCGCAAACCTTAAGAGATTCGCCCATAGCGATTGGTCAACTGGATGCCAGGAGCGAGAGGAGAAGCTCTCATCAATGATGGGGTTATTCGAGAGTGCTGTTCTACGGGAGTTTGAGCAAGGATACGAATTCTGGGATGTTGACGGACGAATGCATCGCTACGCACATGTCCTGCACACACTTGATGGCGCCACTGGAGGGATAGATCTATTTGTGCATAAGCACCCCATATTCAACGATGATGAGTTATTGGTGGTGAACGCGATGGACTGTCTCAACCAAGCGACACAGGACGAAAGCATCATACTCGAACCTTCACGGCTGTTCTTCGAAAAGCTGCTGACCAAAGTCAATGAGCAGGCCTCAGTGATGCAACGCATCTTCCCTAATCCTGAACATGTATTCTGGATATTTGTGGAAAAGGTCAGGGAGGATATTATCATGGAGTATTCAACACCACTGTTCGACGAGGCGCATGAACGTAGTATGGAAGCTTATTTGAAAGCCGTGTCTGGCGTTTTTGAGCAGACGATGCTTTTTTTTCAGTCTCTTACACCCCCTGAAGGGTCTAAGCGAGATGTTAAAGAGATGGCAAAGGAGCTTTCACTGCGCGTCTTCGAGCCGCATCTCGACTTATACCTCCAAGCTGAGCTAGACTTCTTCACAAATCATGCTGACACAGAAGTGGCAAGCTGGGAGAAGAAGCTTTCTGAGCAAGACTCGTCCCTGGAGTCGTTCTATATGTCAAACATCAATCGCTCAGCCGACAAGAAGGACTTTTTGAGCTCTTTCAAGAAGGTCGTTATGATGCCTGTTACTGTGCTACCGAGCTTTCCGATGGGATCTCCTTTCGCAACTAGCAAACCCGCATCATCGAGGCCTACATCAACAGTACCAAAGGAGCTGAATGGCTCTGGGACACTGACACCTCAGCCCTCACGACCTGAGACGCCCAGTCTGGCACTTGATGGCCAGAGGACGCCATTACCTGCCCAGGCACCAACGGATGAGCTGGCAGCCAAGGCTGCAATCATGGCGTCGAAGCTTGAAGGCATCAAGTCGCTTTTCAGCATTGAGGTGGCGCTTAACCTGGTGCACGCTGCCAAAACCAGCCTGGGACGTGCTTCAGTTTTCATTAGTCTTGGTGGACAAGCTGGCGGAGAAGCTCGAGAGCAGTGTGCGACCATATTCGTGGTGTTACTGCGTATCTTGGGGCAGAAGCATGTCAAGACGGGCTTTGATATGGCTGTCGACCATCTTTCGCACTATAACCCGCGAGAGGTTAACGATCATAACAAAGCGGGCGTGGCACCGCTTGTCACTTTTATCGAGCTTGTCAACGTCGGTGACCTTATCTCACAGATGATTGACGTTTTCTATGAGCAGCAACTTGCCACCCCGAAAATTGCTGACCGCAACGATTTCTTGGACCCAGCAGGcctggccaagaagaagtttgagcAAATGCTCGACGAGAGTGTTGCGGCCGGCCTGAACAAGGGTATCGACGTCCTGATGGACGAGGTTGAGTATCTTCAGGGCACAACTCAACCACCCACAGACTACAACCCAATTGATCCCTCGGCGGCTACATCGTCCTCTGCTTTTGGCTCTGGATTTGGCGGCAGCTCTAGCACCGTCGAGAAGCCTGCAGTGCCTGCTGCAGAGCCTGATATTGGCCCCACAGCCACAGCAAAGCGTATTGTAGAGCTCGTCTCATCACACACAAAAATGCTTGTCGGTACAACAGATAAGTCGATGCTTGATGTATTCAACGGCGAGGTTGGTCTTCGTCTTTTCACAGCGATCTGCAAGCACCTCAAGCGACAACGTATCAGTACCGAGGGCGCGATTACTCTCATTGCTGATATGAACATCTATTATGAGTACATTCGGACGTTGCGCAACCCTGATCTGCTCGCATACTTTGCTGCTCTCCGTGAGCTAAGCCAGATCTTCCTGATTGACCCTCGACATGCGCGTGAGATGGCCACAGTCATCGCAGATGGCGATCGTTTTGGCGGCATTTTCCGTGCTGAAGAAGTCTACGAGTATGCGCAGAGAAGGGCGGACTGGTATCAAGTCAGAAAAAGTGTCGAGAGAGCAATGTATGGGCTTGAGTGTGTGCTTATGTGA
- a CDS encoding kinase-like domain-containing protein, with amino-acid sequence MALSPVVTHTVEATQPQSLGRAISSPLKNVTSQTSSSNGTPMPPVTSAPAPTSIPTTLDLAEQMNDEEKRKYVKGKKLGEGTYAVVFLGHLRSKPTTLVAIKKIKVQKEYDEGMAPDAVRELKHLQELSHPNIISLLSVFSSKDQNLNLVLEYLPRGDLEMLIRDTESVRYGAADIKTWMGMLTRAVWFCHENFVLHRDIKPNNLLIAEDGEVKLADFGLARSFADPHQLMSSRVITRWYRPPELLFDAKHYSGAVDVWSVGTVFAELIMRAPYLPGNTDLDQVRLVCELVGTPTDDNWPGVTKLPGYAVPGQHPVRGKDWYEMRFGTVGSDGVDLLMKTLILDPKKRITARGMLEHPWWHSEPKPTRKQDLPRKGGAGADDKMGADLKRRPGVIDDDRGSKVARKLDFGGMK; translated from the exons atggcGCTCTCACCAGTCGTAACACACACCGTTGAAGCGACGCAACCGCAAAGCCTCGGGCGCGCAATCTCTTCGCCTCTAAAGAACGTCACTTCGCAaacatcttcctccaatGGAACGCCTATGCCTCCTGTCACTTCAGCGCCTGCGCCGACGAGTATTCCTACGACTCTCGATCTTGCAGAGCAGATGAacgatgaggagaagcgcAAATACGTCAAGG GCAAGAAGCTCGGTGAGGGTACATACGCCGTTGTCTTCCTAGGTCACTTGCGCTCGAAGCCCACCACTCTCGTcgccatcaagaagatcaaggtccAGAAGGAATACGATGAGGGCATGGCCCCCGACGCCGTCCGCGAATTGAAGCACCTCCAGGAGCTCTCCCACCCAAACATCATCTCTCTCCTTTCCGTATTCTCCTCAAAAGATCAGAACCTCAACCTCGTCCTCGAGTACCTTCCCCGTGGCGATCTAGAAATGCTTATTCGCGATACCGAATCCGTGCGCTACGGTGCCGCTGATATCAAGACATGGATGGGCATGCTCACCCGTGCCGTCTGGTTCTGCCACGAAAACTTTGTTCTCCATCGTGATATCAAGCCAAACAACTTGTTGATCGCTGAGGACGGCGAAGTCAAGCTTGCTGATTTTGGTCTTGCGCGAAGCTTCGCTGATCCTCATCAACTCATGTCCTCGCGCGTTATCACCCGCTGGTATCGACCTCCTGAGTTGCTTTTCGACGCGAAGCATTACAGCGGTGCTGTTGATGTCTGGTCTGTTGGCACTGTGTTCGCTGAGCTCATTATGCGCGCGCCCTATCTTCCCGGTAACACAGACCTTGACCAAGTTCGACTTGTCTGTGAACTTGTCGGCACGCCCACCGATGATAACTGGCCTGGTGTCACGAAACTTCCAGGCTATGCTGTTCCTGGGCAACACCCGGTTCGTGGTAAGGACTGGTATGAGATGCGCTTCGGTACTGTTGGTTCTGACGGTGTGGACCTGCTAATGAAGACACTTATTCTCGACCCCAAGAAGCGCATCACTGCTCGTGGTATGCTTGAGCATCCATGGTGGCATTCTGAGCCTAAGCCTACTCGCAAGCAAGATCTGCCTCGAAAGGGTGGCGCAGGGGCTGATGACAAGATGGGCGCTGATCTAAAGCGAAGGCCAGGCgtgattgatgatgacaggGGCTCCAAAGTTGCACGCAAGCTTGATTTTGGCGGCATGAAATAG